The genomic segment CCATCAGTGTATCAGCATGCCGGGGCTCCCTGTCTGTAAATATTTACTCCCAGCTTTTTTATCTACAAAACATAAACAATTCCAGCATATGTTCAGCATGGGCTACCTGTATTGGTTCCAGGGCCTCTCTGCCTTTGCTGTAGGAGCTGATGATGATGGAGGGTTATGGGCTGCTCTTTTGTGGCTTCCTTCCTGATCACTGTCTCGTCCATCCTGATAGGACATAAAGGTAATCAATGCATTGGGGGTTCCCAAAGCCCTGTCTTTCTTAAGGAAAGGACCTCCAAATCTACTGGCCACAAAGTGTGGAGGTCTTGGACAATGCTGGTCAGAGCTTTTATTGACGGGCAGTTTTAAAGGTACACAAAAGATATTTCCAGAAGAAACGCAAAGAAGAATTTGCAACTGCTCTCAAAAAAATGGATTACCATCATGCAAAGTGTAAAATCCTCTTTAGAAGACTTCATGAAGCCTCAAAAGCAAAAGAATTGTCTAATTACTGAGCACCTAAAGTTGGACAGATGTTTTGCTTCTAACTTCTCACTTATACTCACTACAATCCTATAAAGTAGATACCATTACTATTTgttttgtaaatgagaaaatcaaggcacagagaggttgagtcaTTTgcttcaaggtcacacagctgggaaatgGCTGATATGGGATACTATCCAGCAATTGTCTAACTACAGAGCCCAGGAGTCCATAGTGCTGGGCTGCTTCCTGAGGCCATGGAATCACACTCAGCATGAAGAGTTGCACATTTGCCTAGGGAAAGGCAGGCAGTTTGGTGCAAAAACTGTCTATCAGActcattttggaaaattatttgggCCATCTCTTCTCATCAGCGTCACTACtgcttttatgtgtgtgtgctggtGGCTTTTTGTCTAGAGTGGAACTTAAAGTCCAAACACTTGAGCACTTATTATTGGCACAGAGCAGGCAAGAAGGTGggagaaatatgaataaaagatGAGTTTGGCcatcaaaaaacttaaaagcaataTGATGAAGAACTGTAGtacagcagtgtatgagagttccagttgctccagaTGCCTGACAACTCTAGGTATTATTAGTCCTTTTAATTTCAGCCTTTCTGGTGGGCGTGGGATAGCATTTCATTGACATTTGATTTGTATTCCTCTGGTGGCTAATATGCTGAGCAGCTTTCACATGACTTTTGGCCATTGTGATACCTCTTTTATACTCCAGTTCTTGccttttcaagtctttgctaGCTTTCTGTGGCATAAAATTACGGAGTACAAGTGCAATATTGTTATATCCATAGATGGAATAATGGTCAATTCAAAGCTTTAGAATATTCATCACCCAGACAACAtgcattgtacccattaagtaattctCATTACCTTTCCCCCAACCCGTTCCCCCTTCGAAGTCTCCATTGTCTGTCTTCCACTGTCATTGACTTGTCTTTTTCCTATTAATAATTCTTTACATATTCCTAATATGAACCCTATTCAGATTTATGTGTTGCAAATGTCTTTCTCCATCTGTGACTTTTACTATCGGTGTCTTTCAATAaacaaatgttcttaattttaataatatttcatttatcaaACTGTAAAATTCCCTTTAGAGAACTTCATGAAATCCCAACAGAAAAAGAATGGCCTAATTACTGAGCaccataaattttcttttctggctggtgatttttttaatgtcttatttAAGAGTTGTTTCCCTCAACGTCATGattttttctatgtcttcttcTAGAGTCCCTATTATTTTACCTTTCTCATCTGTGTCTATAATCTATCTTTAATTAACTTTTGCATATGGTATGAAAGAAGGGTCAAGGCTGATTTTTGtccatatggatattcagttgaccaaacaaaaatctttcttttccctttaaatgTCAGTTATGTTTTTGTGGTAAATAAGATCATAAAATATATGTGGGTCAGCGTCTGGACAGATAGTACttttaacctatttttaaaaaagtaatcttAAGAATGGTGGAATAGAAgatgaaaaaccaaaattttaatttttatcctgaCATTAATTTCCTGGGCAACTTTAGAGAAGTATTTCCCTTCTCTGAGcatccatttttaatttaaaaatatatatctgaggGAATAGGACAAGATGCCTATATTACTCCTTATGTCCAAACACACAATGGCTTACCAAATTCAAAGTTTTTTTATAGTTAATCTCTCTATGGAGCTAACTTTTTTCTCAATGTTGAGTTCAAAATGAGCCTAAAGCTTAGCTGCAAGTGACTTCATAGAAATCTTtctgaaggaaaggaaggatATGAGAATGAATGGGTATGAAATATTGTTAGGATTTAGATGCCTGTAGTATTCACTTCCTATTGTGGTTGTAACAAGTTGCCACAAATGTAAGTTTAAAATAGCACAAATGTGTTATCTTGTCATTCTTTCTGTAGATCAGTTCAACCTGGAGCTCACTGGGCTAAAACTAGGTGTTGGCAAGCCagtgttcctttctggaggctaTAGGTGAGAAGCTGCTTCCTTGCCCTCTCCAGCTTCTGCAGTTTTGCTGGTCACATTACCTTGACTCATGGttcccttccttcatcttcaaagtaGCAACGTTACATCTCTCTGACCCTTCTTCCATTGCCACATCTCTCCCTCTCTGACCTTGAAAACGTCTTCACTTTAAGGACCCATGTGATTTGGTTGAGCCCACCCAGACATATTCGTCTgtcctcatgctgctaataaagacatgcctgagtctgggtaatttataaaggaaagaggtttaagggactcacggttccacatggctgaggaggcctcacaattgtggtggaagatgaaggaagagcaaagctgtgtcttacatggtggcaaacaAGAGGGCTTGTGTAGACGAACTGCcatatataaaaccatcagaccccACGAGACTTATTAACTACCACGAtaacagtatgggggaaaacccatcccatgatttaattacctcccacggggtccctcccataacacgtggTAATTAtgaaagctacaattcaagatgagattttggtgagaacacagccaaaccatatcaccagataatccagaataatctctccAGTTGAAGATCCTTAATtaaattacatttgcaaaattaTTTACAGGTTTCTGGGATTAGGATATGGACATCCTCAGGGGCCATTATTCTGACTACCACAGGCTTACCAATGCACAACTAGATGTGCATTGCACAAAGAGATGCTGACTATTGgcccaaaaaaaaatcaatattcagTTTTCAAATTCCTCTAATCTCCAATGGATAAGAAATTAAGAATCTCCAAagtgagaaagggcccaaaagcTGAACCATTGGGATAGCCTGTTTGTAATAATgccactcaccagctgtgtgacttttaaTGAGACTCTTGACCTCTCTGGGGAAGTTTCCTCATCTTTCCACCAAGGATTCTGAAAGATGTCCAGAGAAATCATCTTATATTTCTCCAGGGACCAGACACACAATGAAAATGTGTAAAGCAGCCaggtaaaactttaaaaaggtatAGTAGGATCTCTGGCAAACTGGAGAACAATGCCCTATGTAAAAACACTCAAATGACATATTTGTGCTTGCCAAATAAAACACTGACCACAGACCCCTATACCAGCTTAACTCTAATGATGCTTCTGGCTCCAACATCTGTTGGTCTTTGCAGAGCTTCATCtcgtatgcatgtgtgtgtttttattttctcaccttTGGCAGCAGAAGGGGAGGTATGAAGCTGAACTGGAGTGCTCAtataaaaagatggagaaaaaaaggagCTGGAGAGAAAAGATCAGAacctttcttcccctctccctagATGGCAAATACACTGCTCTGAGAAGGCAGCATCCCAGCTGTGCAGAGTTCAGCTTGGCCAAGGCTGGAAGGAGACCCAGAGCAACCCAGGCCTCATTTACGAAGGGTGTTATTTCACCCCTGCTTCCCAGATAATGTAACTGAGTCACTCAATTGAgcataaaatagaaatttggCTTCTTATCTGCCTCAGACCTgactttactattttctttctgcaaaatacatttttcactATCTTATCTTCTAATAAACAATCCTGGCTCGGCAGCCTTGTGGCAATGGCGCTGAATGCATTTAAGAGACATATTTTTCCTCTCTCACTCCCTGCTTAAAGACTTCTGTTTAAAAGCCTGCGTGTTTTCCCCCtcccttttggaaaaaaaatatatccCATTTGTATGCTGTCTTCCTTTAAAGAACGTACATATTTTTCATGAGCTGTTCTGATGGTTTCCTCCTTATTTCCCCTTTTGCTCACTTGATCAGAATTAAAAGAAGGACTAACTTCCACAGCAATGGTGTATGAATTGGATGGATTTCAGTACTGGGTAGGGGAGGTCAGGTGGCTCCTTTAAGAAAGGGGCAATCTCTAGAGCGGTCAGATGCCAATGGGTTCTCCAAGATTGTGTGGTGGGCAGGACACATTTGATGAAAAGCCAGCTATGAATTTTTAATGCCTTCTCTCAAATGCAGACTGGCATCAGAAGCACCAGACAGTGAAGCTTAAGccacagagaaaagaagaggcaTAGGGAGTCAACACTTACTGGAGTTTTTCTCAGAACAACCTTCTGAGAAAACAGCTGCGTTAGTAAAGAGGAAGACACAGCCCCATTATTAgcaagaaggaaactgaggctcaaagcaCTGATGCATATCCAGACGATGAAATTCAAGGAAAGGGCTGTTGGCTTCCAAATGCACTTTGGGAATTCAGATTACAcagacacactgacacacacatttTCTGCCATAAGATTGTAGTTTTTAGGCAATCGTTTTATTCTGAGTGCAAACTTCAAAGGGCATGGAGGTGAATTCACTCCTTACCTGGTCTCCATGCAATTAACTCCAACTCCTAGTTTTTATGCTGGAAAATATATTAAGTTACAGACATGTGGATTTTACACTTTATAAAAGCATTTACCTTTTCTATTGCTTTTGCAGTTTATACTCAGAATAGGACTCATCCTCTGTCTGGTTTATTTTCTGCTAACCCTGTCACCTCATTTATAGGCTCAAACTCTCCACACCCTTTTTCCCCTTAAGGTAAGATCTGTAGGTATGTTTTGCCTTTACCTGCAATATTTACTCCTACCCATCCTTCATAGGGGAGCTCAACACCTCCCTCTTCAGGGAAGCTTTCTGTGGCCACCCCACCTGTATTActccgttctcatgctgctgataaagacatacctgagactgggtaatttataaagtaaagaggtttaaaGGACTTACAattccgcatggctggggaggcctcacaatcatgttggaagatgaaggaagagcaaagggtcatcttatatggtggcaggcgagagcatgtgcaggggaactcctctttataaaatcatcggatcttgtgagacttattcactatcacaagaacagcacgggaaagacccacccccatgattcaattaccttccactaggtccctcccatgacaagtGGGGattactacaattcaaggtgagattcgggtgggaacacagccaaaccatatcaccacctGAGGCAGCCTGCCCTCTTATGCTCTCAGTAGCACACCACCCTTTTCCTTCAAAGCACTGTTACAACAAATTTGCGCATTTCTGCCTGTGCTTTTATGCATTTAATATATCTCTCCCCCACCAGTCTGTTAGTTCTGGGGAGTACAGAATGattgatttcattttgtttttaacacagcATCCCTGTGACTCATATATTATTTGTCACATAGTGGGTGCTCAGTatgtatttgttgaacaaatgaatgagtggatttgaccttcacaacaaccctgtcAAACAGGTACGTTCATCCCCATTTTCTAATAAATAGTGAGATCAGTAATTAGCTAACATTTCTTCAGTATTTACTGTCTGCCTAGTAGTATTCCAAGAGTTCTAATACTCACTCTAACTATCTGAGGTGGGTAATAttcttattcctattttactgatgaagaaactgaggtacagacaGCACACAGCCAGCGAGAGCACAGGATTTCCAATGTAAATCTCCTGCTTTCCTACTGAACCATGAACCATAGGGCCTTGTTTCTTAGTCACCAATACTAAGAAGAAAAGAATCTCATGGAAATCACAATCAGTCCAGGTTACTGTTTGTCTCAGAAAATTATCTGATAAGAGGTTGCAGTTTCCTCCAGTATTTGCCAATCTTCAGCCAAAGACATCTATGCAAAAGTACAGGGCATATTACATAATCTGGTGTGGACGCTGGGGCAGCCCTAGTGAGAGCCCTTCTGGAGCAAGAATGGCTACCTGCTTCCTGTGTTTCCCCCGGGGGCTCATGCCTCAGGTCCAGCTGTGCCTACCCGCACGGAGGCTTCTGCCAGTCTGAGAACCCCATTTCTCACTTGCAGCCTGGAGAACAGGATGAGGTCAATAGGTCCTTTTGTTCCTGCAGGAAGCCAGAGAAGATTAATCTGAGGACAGAGAGATGATGCAGGGCAGTGGAGGAGATTTATGAGGGAGCAAAATCCAGGCCAAGGTCCCTggtttttgtttctctctatCTTTCTTCTGACTACCACAAAGCCCTGTGGTTGGAAGAAACTTCCAGAGGTCATCTGGttcagcctcctgcctcccaaaaaCCCTCAGGCAAGAAGAGCATGACCATCTGATGCTCACAACACTCAGGCTTTCTACAGCTCTGGCTCTCTCCTCTCCATTTCTGCCTTGCATGAGAGATCCACAATGATCTGGTTCCATACTACCTCAACTCCTCTAATCCCCAACATAAACTCCACTGCAGCCAAACTGGTTTAACGCACTTGGCTCCCAGCCTCCATCCATTCGCCCACGGCTATAAATCCCGCTTTGAATGACTTTCCTTCTGCTCTTCAGCAACATGAATTTTATAAGGCACAGTGCAAATTTCTATCCCCTAGGAGCCTTCTTTGCTATCACAGGTCATGAATTAATATTAACAAGGAAAggtattttatttgctaaatatttaTAATCTCATCACTTTTTGGTGGCTTTAAGGCATGGTAatgatatatttctatttcttgtgcATCCATACGTAAGTCTCATAATTTGGTACTTGCCCCCCTAACGAGCTTccacaaaacccaaaatgcactgctttatctcaaaataattcagTTCCCTCCACTACAAAtgccctttctcttcttcttagcCTAACAAACTTCTTATCCATCAAGGCTGAAGAACTGTTGACTGTCATATGTTAGGTACTGTGCTAGGCTGGGCTTTGTATACCTAATCTCAACTAATCTTTACCAAAACCCAGGATATGGCTAGCACTATGCCCACTCTATAGCTAATGATACCAAGGTTTAAAGAGCTTAAGTTcatctatatatttatctattcaatcaacaattatttattttacatctaCAGTGTACCAGCCACTCGACTGAAAGGTGAAGATAATAGGGCTGAAATTGATATTCATTCCCTGCACTCTTGAAGCTTATTAACAGGAGATACAGAGATTGAACAAGGTATAACAAATGCCACAAGGGCTTAAGAATAGAAGCACCAGGATTTTGCAGAGATtggccagcctgggagacagaaaaaaaaaatactccctgGATGTGACATTTTCAGAGACCAGAAGGTTGAGCAGGTTGAATTTAGGCAAAGAGTAGGGGTAAGCTAATTACCTGAAGTTGAAAAACTCATTATTAGAGGCACTAGACTTCTACCCCAAGTCTATGTGACCTCAGTCTTTGCTGTTTCTACCACATTTCCACCTCCTCTGGGAAGACTTCCTAAAACACCTACTCTGGGTCAAACCAGTCAAGCCTGAGTTTATGCTTCCAGGGCACCCTGAGTCTATGCCATACCCATATATTGTCTTATAATTCAGAGAAAGAGGAAACTTCTTCTCAGGGGTTACAGGCACAAAATTGCAGAACTCTGGTATGTTAGTCAAGGTATGTCAACTGCTATGACACCAAAATAATAGTGGCTTAACTCAAGGGGGTGAGAGAGCCTTGGCAGAATTAGCACTGCTAACAAAATCATTCAGGGACTTGGGATTTTTTAATCTACTGGCTTGTTCATCCTCTAAGGCCATAGAG from the Callithrix jacchus isolate 240 chromosome 1, calJac240_pri, whole genome shotgun sequence genome contains:
- the LOC128928182 gene encoding uncharacterized protein LOC128928182 isoform X1 encodes the protein MSPRGKHRKQNPWWKDEETSPERSRVSLKVTQLFVYTSPLVCHHVRHSFALPSSSTTIVRPPQPCGTDGRDSDQEGSHKRAAHNPPSSSAPTAKAERPWNQYRSLLQQEWQFQQQQINTIYELYNCQVKEHHHVKKTNVSCDSL
- the LOC128928182 gene encoding uncharacterized protein LOC128928182 isoform X2, which produces MSPRGKHRKQNPWWKDEETSPERSRVSLKVTQLDGRDSDQEGSHKRAAHNPPSSSAPTAKAERPWNQYRSLLQQEWQFQQQQINTIYELYNCQVKEHHHVKKTNVSCDSL